A stretch of the Aggregicoccus sp. 17bor-14 genome encodes the following:
- a CDS encoding HAD family hydrolase, translated as MVAAVIFDVDGTLVDSVDEHAEAWRRAFLEYGQDVPFAHVRSQIGKGADQLLPVFFTEEELGKFGKELEHFRSELFKRDFMPKLRPFPQVRELFEALARDGVKRGLASSAKGDELEFYVKLCGIQDLVDLKTSKDDIEQSKPAPDIFEAAWKKAGSPEKERVVVVGDTPYDAIAATKLQLPALGVLCGGFSASDLRAAGCRALMKDPAEMLARYEAARTRWPWEGAQAEGERSR; from the coding sequence ATGGTCGCTGCGGTCATCTTCGATGTGGACGGCACGCTGGTGGACTCCGTGGACGAGCACGCCGAGGCGTGGCGACGCGCCTTCCTCGAGTACGGACAGGACGTGCCCTTCGCCCACGTGCGCAGCCAGATCGGCAAGGGCGCGGACCAGCTGCTCCCGGTGTTCTTCACCGAGGAGGAGCTGGGCAAGTTCGGCAAGGAGCTGGAGCACTTCCGCAGCGAGCTGTTCAAGCGCGACTTCATGCCCAAGCTGCGCCCCTTCCCCCAGGTGCGCGAGCTGTTCGAGGCGCTCGCGCGCGACGGGGTGAAGCGCGGGCTCGCCTCGAGCGCGAAGGGCGACGAGCTCGAGTTCTACGTGAAGCTGTGCGGCATCCAGGACCTGGTGGACCTGAAGACCTCGAAGGACGACATCGAGCAGAGCAAGCCCGCGCCGGACATCTTCGAGGCCGCGTGGAAGAAGGCCGGCAGCCCGGAGAAGGAGCGCGTGGTGGTGGTGGGCGACACGCCCTACGACGCCATCGCGGCCACGAAGCTGCAGCTGCCGGCGCTCGGCGTGCTGTGCGGCGGCTTCAGCGCCTCGGACCTGCGGGCCGCGGGCTGCCGCGCCCTGATGAAGGACCCGGCCGAGATGCTCGCGCGCTACGAGGCCGCGCGCACGCGCTGGCCCTGGGAGGGCGCGCAGGCCGAGGGTGAGCGCTCGCGCTAG
- a CDS encoding site-2 protease family protein, which yields MATALFRPGDRPLLNLALVVLTLGTTFLTFLWWFFGLWGGEWLQATAPQLQEAATFALCTVAILGAHEMGHYVLARVHGVDSSLPYFIPLPFLGFGTMGAVIRLRAPIPSRNALVDIGAAGPLAGLAVALPVLFWSFRHAVVVDATHLPVHFPAYGSLLHVGAELFAFVRDWLAGVAPPAHTQEVTVFGDPLLLLAVRHLALGALPAGKDVAMSAPMLAAWFGLLVTLLNLMPVGQLDGGHVAFAVLGRRARAVGKAVALLLLVLTVFVQWTWVVWLLVAGRFVGFGHPQVLVPEEALSPGRRVVSALCLLALVGCAMPVPITTVFR from the coding sequence ATGGCGACTGCCCTCTTCAGGCCGGGTGACCGGCCGCTGCTGAACCTGGCGCTGGTGGTGCTCACGCTGGGCACCACCTTCCTCACCTTCCTCTGGTGGTTCTTCGGCCTGTGGGGAGGGGAGTGGCTGCAGGCCACCGCGCCGCAGCTGCAGGAGGCGGCCACCTTCGCCCTGTGCACGGTGGCCATCCTCGGGGCGCACGAGATGGGGCACTACGTGCTCGCGCGGGTGCACGGGGTGGACAGCTCCCTGCCCTACTTCATCCCGCTGCCCTTCCTGGGCTTCGGCACCATGGGCGCGGTCATCCGGCTGCGCGCCCCCATCCCCAGCCGCAACGCGCTGGTGGACATCGGGGCGGCGGGGCCGCTCGCGGGCCTGGCGGTGGCGCTGCCGGTGCTCTTCTGGAGCTTCCGCCACGCGGTGGTGGTGGACGCGACGCACCTGCCCGTCCACTTCCCCGCGTACGGCTCGCTGCTGCACGTGGGCGCAGAGCTCTTCGCCTTCGTGCGCGACTGGCTCGCGGGCGTCGCGCCCCCGGCCCACACGCAGGAGGTGACGGTGTTCGGAGACCCCCTGCTGCTGCTCGCCGTGCGCCACCTCGCGCTGGGCGCGCTGCCCGCGGGCAAGGACGTGGCGATGAGCGCGCCGATGCTCGCCGCGTGGTTCGGCCTGCTGGTGACGCTGCTCAACCTGATGCCGGTGGGGCAGCTGGACGGCGGCCACGTGGCGTTCGCGGTGCTGGGCCGCCGCGCGCGCGCCGTGGGCAAGGCGGTGGCGCTGCTGCTGCTGGTGCTCACCGTGTTCGTGCAGTGGACCTGGGTGGTGTGGCTGCTCGTCGCGGGGCGCTTCGTGGGCTTCGGCCATCCGCAGGTGCTGGTGCCGGAGGAGGCGCTCAGCCCGGGGCGGCGGGTGGTGAGCGCGCTGTGCCTGCTCGCGCTCGTGGGCTGCGCGATGCCCGTCCCCATCACCACGGTGTTCCGGTGA